A single Mastomys coucha isolate ucsf_1 chromosome X, UCSF_Mcou_1, whole genome shotgun sequence DNA region contains:
- the LOC116093974 gene encoding protein CXorf21-like: MLGEAFLTKFFYKEQRHAKLYKPLRCKKTSSDKKENWENKLLDIPDNSLPLLKTGSQEKVIEGSLTEQDNDSSQVKSMGELPVAKCKSTPLPGNASVALPIPKRGHDETQLDLYRSWSCTSICQNYPDLQIGGDHIKNMYDSGCFVEHTHDDVCKGPLLVSVDIPLGHSPKFEPLEKTSTSKLFNGDEIREKSMLLHKQPLSNSMLNNYMEKKVDELYKQFLEENLTRCLSITNLMTSSILMNNVNQISLQISQEQNIEASKAREALLHSLALCNLRNVSHRNSTELSTPNLQISNQASREFV; encoded by the coding sequence ATGCTTGGAGAAGCCTTCCTAACTAAATTCTTCTACAAAGAACAGAGACATGCAAAACTTTACAAGCCACTAAGATGTAAGAAGACATCAAGTGACAAAAAGGAAAATTGGGAAAATAAGCTTTTAGATATACCAGACAATTCACTTCCCCTTTTAAAGACTGGAAGTCAAGAGAAAGTTATAGAAGGAAGTCTAACTGAACAAGACAATGATTCATCTCAAGTGAAATCTATGGGTGAGCTACCTGTTGCAAAATGCAAAAGTACACCTCTTCCGGGAAATGCATCTGTTGCATTGCCCATTCCAAAGAGGGGACATGATGAAACACAACTGGATTTATATCGATCCTGGTCATGTACAAGTATCTGCCAGAATTATCCTGACCTACAGATAGGAGGTGACCACATTAAAAACATGTATGATTCTGGCTGCTTTGTGGAACACACGCATGATGATGTTTGTAAAGGCCCTCTTTTAGTTTCGGTGGATATACCATTGGGCCACTCACCTAAATTTGAGCCTCTAGAGAAAACATCTACCTCAAAATTATTCAATGGTGATGAAATTCGAGAAAAAAGCATGCTATTACATAAACAACCCCTCTCTAATTCTATGCTTAATAATTATATGGAAAAAAAGGTGGATGAACTCTATAAACAGTTTTTGGAAGAAAATCTTACCAGGTGCCTCTCTATAACCAACCTCATGACTTCTAGCATACTGATGAATAACGTCAATCAAATTAGTCTTCAAATCTCTCAAGAGCAGAACATAGAGGCATCCAAAGCCCGAGAAGCCCTCCTCCACTCTTTAGCACTATGTAATCTTCGTAATGTTTCCCACAGAAACAGTACTGAATTAAGCACTCCCAACTTACAAATATCAAACCAGGCGAGTCGGGAATTTGTATGA